A stretch of DNA from Methylomicrobium lacus LW14:
CGAGCTGTGTTTCATGGCCGAGGACGATGCCGACGCGGAGGAGATTCTGCTGCACGCGGCGGCGATCGCCCGGGCGTTTGCGGTCACGATTCCGGCGCTGCGCCGGCTGATCGACAGTGATATTCAGGCCGCCTATGAAGGCGACCCGGCCGCCGGCAGCATCGATGAGGTGCTGGTCTGCTATCCGGGCGTGACCGCGATCATTCATCAGCGCATCGCGCATGTGCTTTACGGCCTCGGCGTCCGGCTGATCGCGCGGATGATCACCGAGATCGCGCATTCGGCGACCGGCATCGACATTCATCCGGGCGCCCAAATCGGAGAAAGTTTTTTCATCGATCACGGCACCGGCGTCGTGATCGGCGAAACCGCGGTGATCGGCCGCCATGTGCGCCTGTATCAGGCGGTGACTTTGGGCGCGAAGCGTTTTGCGAAAGACGCGGACGGCGTGCTGACCAAAGGCTACCCGCGCCACCCGATCGTCGAGGACGGTGTGGTGATTTATGCCGGCGCGACGATCCTGGGCCGGGTCACGATAGGCCAGGGGTCGACGATCGGCGGCAATGTCTGGCTGACCGAGAGCGTCGCGCCCGGCAGCATCGTGACGCAATCGCGCGCACACCACAGTGAAATTTTAATCAAAAAAGAGCCCCCGATTTATGGCGAATCGCCTGTAAATCACTGATTTATTTATAACCAAGAGGAAAACATCCGATGACCGATATCCATGACGCCCATACCGCTTTAGGCGACGTCGCTGCCCGTACGCTTTCGAACGCGACCAAAACCGTCCCGATGATGGGAACCATTACGCCGCGCTGGCTGGTCCACCTGCTGCAATGGGTGCCGGTCGAGGCGGGTATTTACCGGGTCAACAAGGTCAAGAACGAAGCCAACCTGGCGGTGGATTGTTCCAGCCTCGATGAAAGAGTGTTGCCGCAAACTTTCGTCGACTACGAAGAATGGGGCCGCGAATACCGCCTGAACGCGGTCAATACCGTGCTGGACGTGCACACGCGTATCGCCGACTTGTACAGCAGCCCGCATAACCAGATCCGCGAACAATTGCGCTTGACTATCGAAACGGTCAAGGAGCGTCAGGAAAGCGAGTTGCTCAACAACGCCGAATACGGCTTGCTGAACAATGTCGCCGACTCGATGAAGGTAAAAACCCGGCATGGCTCGCCGACCCCGGACGACCTGGACGAACTGATCGCGAAGGTCTGGAAAGAGCCCGGCTTCTTCCTCGCGCATCCGCGCGCGATCGCGGCTTTCGGCCGTGAAGCGACCCGCCGCGGCACCCCGCCGCCGACCATTTCGTTGTTCGGCTCGCAGTTTTTGACCTGGCGCGGTCTGCCGTTGATCCCGACCGACAAACTCCGGATCACCAAGGGCAAGACCAACATCCTGTTGCTGCGCACCGGCGAAAGCCGCCAGGGCGTGGTCGGTCTGTATCAGCCGAATCTGACCGATGAACTGAGCATGGGTCTGTCGGTGCGTTTCATGGGCATCAACCATAAGGCGATTGCTTCGTATCTGGTGTCATTGTACTGCTCTCTGGCGGTCTTGACCGACGACGCGCTCGGTGTGCTGGAGAACGTCGAAGTGGACAACTATTATGACTACGCGTATGACTACAAGAAGTGAGCTGGAAGGGTTGACCAACGCGCCGCCCTTGCCGGACATCGAGCAATTGACCCGCTGGGCGAATGAGTTTTTCTCGGCAGATCCGTCTGGGGGCTTCGACTCCGCTCAGCCTGCGATAGTCTCTCAGCCTGCGGCAGTCTCTCAGCCTGCGATAGTCTCTCAGCCTGCGGCAGTCTCTCAGGCTGCGGCAGGTCCTCAGGCCACCGAGTCGATCACCGATATTCACCCGTCTTCGGGGCATGCGAAGGTGCCGCCGTCGTTCAGCGTTCCGCACGAAAGCGGCGTGCATGAACTGGCGACGCCGAATCGATCCGCAGAGCCCGCGGCGGCAGGTTCGCCGTATTATTTCCTGCAACATGCGAATGCGGAAGGGTTGGATGCGGTGCCGCATGCGTCGGCGACACATGGTCTGTCCGGTCTGATCGGCGATGCGTCGTCATTTGGCGTCAAGCCGGAAAATTTCGGCTTGCCGGGCGTTGACGAGTTGAAAAGCCTGGCGTCGCCGAAGATCGGCGCTCCCGGTTTGTCCTCCGGCTCTGCGTTTTATTTTCTCGAAGAAGCGACCAGCACAGCCCGCCATGCGGCAGCGCCGAGCCTCGGCTCCGCGCATCCGCCGTTCGATGTGCAGGCGGTGCGCCGGGATTTTCCGATCCTGAACGAAAAGGTCAACGGCCGTCCCTTAGTGTGGCTCGACAATGCGGCGACCACGCAGAAGCCGCAAGCGGTGATCGATCGGCTGAGTTATTTTTATCAGCACGAAAACTCGAACATCCACCGAGCCGCGCATGAGCTGGCCGCGCGTTCGACCGACGCCTACGAAAATGCACGGGAAACCGTCGCGCGTTTCATCGGCGCGGGTTCGCCGAATGATGTGGTGTTCGTGCGCGGTTCGACCGAGGCGATCAATCTGGTCGCGCAAAGCTGGGGCCGAGCGAATATCGGGCCGGGCGACGAGATCATCGTCAGCTGGCTCGAACATCACGCGAACATCGTGCCGTGGCAGCAGTTGTGTGCGGAAAAGGGCGCCGTGCTCAGGGTGATTCCGGTCGATGACTCGGGTCAGATTCTGTTGTCCGAATACCAGAAGTTGCTGAGCGGCAAGACCAAACTGGTCGCCTTCACGCAGGTCTCGAATGCGCTCGGCACGATCACGCCGGCCCAGGACATCATCGAACTGGCGCATCGCGCCGGCGCGAAAGTCCTGCTCGACGCCGCCCAGTCGATCTCGCATATCAAGGTCGATGTGCAAAAGCTCGACTGCGACTGGCTGGTGTTCTCCGGCCACAAGATCTATGGACCGACCGGCATCGGCGCGGTATACGGCAAGCCGGAAGTGCTCGAAGCGATGCCGCCCTGGCAGGGCGGCGGCAACATGATCGAGGACGTGACCTTCGAAAAGACCGTCTACCAGTCGGCGCCCGCGCGCTTCGAAGCCGGCACCGGCAACATCGCCGATGCGGTAGGCCTCGGCGCCGCGTTGGAGTACGTGGAAAGGGTCGGCATTGAAAACATCGCCCGTTACGAGCATGAACTCTTGGCTTACGCGACCGATGCGCTGTCAAGGATTCCGGGCCTGCGCCTGATCGGCACTGCGCGCGAAAAAACCAGCGTGTTGTCGTTCGTATTGAAAGGACTCAATACCGCCGACATCGGCGCCGCGTTGAACAAGGAAGGCATCGCCGTGCGTTCCGGTCACCACTGCGCGCAGCCTATTCTGCGCCGGTTCGGACTGGAAAGCACGGTCAGGCCGTCCCTGGCGTTCTACAATACCTATGCCGAGATCGATTGGCTGGCGACGGTAGTGCGCAAGATCCAATGCGGCAATATTCCGCTGCGCTAAAACGGCAGGCCGCCTCTCCCCGGTAGTCGAGGGGAGAGGCGGCTTGATCATGAGGCTCGGTGATAAATCCCCCCATAGCCCTCCTTAAGGACGGTTCCGGCCAATGCTCCGACAACGCATCGGCGATCGTGTCGATGCAGGCTTACCACGGCATGTTCTGTTCTTTGATCCCTACCGGTTAGGCGGCTTTGCCTAACCTGATCATAATGAAACTCCTCCTGGGTGAGGAAAACTTCGGTTTCTTTCAATCACTGCGTTTTCCCAGAGCGGACTGATAGTTCGCTAACCAATTATCGATGCCTCTGCTGTGCAAATAAGTCCATCTCCCTTCCATTAGGATCGTACAAGACTACAGATCACACTCTCGCGGCGAGGTCGCCTTGCCGAAAAGCTACAGGACGGGGAAATGTTGTCAACAGTTATGCAGCCTAATGGCAGGGTGCTGCGTTATAATGGCGAATCGACAAGAGCGCGCAAATTTTAACCGGACTGCCTGATTGCCGCGTTTTTCTATTACACCTTTCGAAAGATTTGTGGATGCTGGTCGATGTTTGATTATTTTCGTTACGTTGACGGGGTGTAATTAAAACATGCGCAAGAACACTCGCATGCCTTCACATGGCAAAGGACGCTTATCTGTAATCACGGTTTTGACCCTGCTAAATGGGTGTGCGCCTCAATCTTATCAGCCCATCCTGCCGCCGGCCTATATGCAGGATTTTAATGAGTCCGATCGTGATGTAGCGCCCGATCCGGAGCCGGAACCGGAACTGCAAGCAGAAACGGCTTCGGCCGAAGAGAAAAAGCCGCCTTCACCCACAACGCAGGCCAGGGAATTCAATTTAAATCAGATCATCCAGACCGCCTTAAAAGCCGATCCGGTCATTCAGTCCGCCTTTGAAAACATCACGCAGGCCGAAGCCGATTTGATAACGGCAGGCCTCCTGCCAAACCCGGATGTTTCGGTCAGCGGTTCGTTGATCCCATTGGATCGAACCTTTACCGTGAACCGGCAAGGCGGCCCGCCGCAATTTGATGCGGGGATTTCGATGCCGATCGATTGGTTTTTATTCGGCAAACGCGCCGCTGCGATCGTTTCCGGTCAGCACGGGGTCGATGTGGCGACGGCCGATTTCGCGAATACGATCAGGCTCAGAATAGCGTCCGCGATCGCCGCCTTTTATTCGGTGCTGGAAGCCCAGGCGATGTTGGCGCTGGCGCAGGAAAATAATGCCAATCTGACCAAGGTAGAACAGATCATTCTGAATCGCGTGGCGCTCGGCGGCGTCGGCACGATCGAGGCGGACAGGATCCGCTTGTCCATTTTCAGCAGCCACCGTGATGTGCATGCGCGCGAGCTCGAGTTGAATGTCGCGATCAATCAGCTGCGTTCTTTGCTCGGAATCGTTGAAAATGTGCCGATCAAAGTGAAGGGTTCACTGGAGATCGCAGCGCCGGCAGAGCCGCTGCAGATCGACACCGCATTCAAACTGGCCGAGGAAAACCGGCCGGATCTATTGTCATTGCAAAGGCAACTCGCCAAGGCGAATGCCGATATTGCGCTCGAGGAAAGTAAAGCCTATCCGCAAGTCGTGCCGAAAATCGGTTATACCCGGCAGTTTCAAGAACAGGCGATCGGTTATCCCGATGCAAATTCCTGGGGCGCAGGTGTCGATATTGTCGTGCCGCTTTTCGACCGCAATCAGGGCAATATTGCGAAGGCAAAATCGGTGTTGGTTCAGTCCCGGGCGAATCTGCAGGCGCAATTGACCACGCTGCGCAGCGAAATCGATCAGGGGGTCAATGCCTTTGCTTCCGCGCATCAGGTCCTGGTCAATGACGATCCCGGCCAATTGGAAGCCGCGAAAAACGTGCGTGACAAAATCAATCAGGCCTATGAATTGGGCGGCAAAACGCTGATCGAGGTACTGGATGCGCAGCGAATCTACCTTGAAACCTACCGTTTGCACATCACCAGCCGCTCCAATTACTGGCACTCCCTGTATCAACTCAATGCGGCTATCGGCAAAGAAGTCTTGCGATGAACCATCATTTATTTTCATTTTCCGGCAGGAACATGCGTTTTCATGTCGGCTGCGTCGTTGTTGCCGCCGTTATTTTGTTCGTGTTGATTTCATGGCAGCCCGGCCAGGCTCAGCAAAACATCGTTGATAATACGGCGGTCGTAAAACTGATCGGACCAAGGACGGTCGGCGTAAAAGCGGGCAGCCTGCTTGAGCAAAAGCTGGATATTTCGATCGTCCCAAAAGAGCAAATCACCACGCCGCTATTGCTGGCGACGGGATCGGTCGTAGCGCATTTGGCGCCGGGTTCCAATCCGAGCGAAGACCGTTGGCAGTTCAACAGCATCGAGCTTTCCGGGGCGTATGCCGACTGGCAGCGGGCGCGCGCGGAAAAAGAATTTAACGTCAAGCGCCTGGCCAAAATTCGCGAGTTGACCGCCTCGCAGACGCAATCGCAAAAACTGGTGGTTGATCGGCTGCGCAAGCTGGTTGCAACCGGGACCGAGGCGATCCGGGATCTGACCGCCGCGGAAGCGAACCTTTTGCAAGTCCAGCTTGAAGGTCAGAAAGCGGTGTATGAGGCCGAAACGGCCTTGACGGTCGCGACGCGCAATCGCGCCGCACTGGAAAGAACCTTGTTACAGGATGGCGTCGACCCTGCGTTGCTGGAAAATGCGACGTCCGGTACTTCCCTGATCAAGGCGGACGTACCCGAATTAAAAATCAGCCTGGTCTCGGTCGGGCAGTCCTGCGTGACCAAATTTTATGGCTTGCCGGGACAAACCTTTATCGGCAAGGTCAAGAGTCTGGCGCCGGCCTTGTCGGCTGAACAGCATACCCTGCGGGTCTTCTTTGAGTTGCCGGATGTGAATAACAAATTCAAACCGGGAATGTATGCCGAAATCGGCCTCGGCACCGATCCCAGGATGGCGATCCTGGTGCCGTCGGATGCGGTCTTGCACAGCAGGAATGCCGATTTTGTGTTTATCGGCGACGGTCCGGGATTATGGAATATTACCGAAGTGCAAGTCGGTGAAAGCATCGGCGATCGGGTCGAAATTCTGCAAGGCCTGCAAGGCGGCGAAAAAATCATCGGCAATGGCGCGATCCTGTTGAAACCGATGCTGGTGCAGGCGCTGCTGAATGAAGAGGTGGTCAAGGAGATGCAACCCGAGGGCGTTGCGAAATGATCCCGCAACTCTTGAATAATGCGATGCACCATCGTTTGATCGTGCTGGGCATCGCGGTGATCATCACACTGTTGGGGCTGTGGTCGTTTTCACGGATGCAGATCGATGCCTATCCGGATATTTCCGCGCAGATGGTGCAGGTGATCACGACCTATCCGGGACGGGCTCCCGAAGAAGTCGAGCGCCAGGTCACGGTGCCGATCGAGATTCAGATGCGCAACGTGCCGCGGGTCGATACGATACGTTCGCGGACCATCTTCGGCCTCTCGGTCGTGCAGCTGATCTTTGAAGAAGGCGTCGAGGGCTACTGGGCGAGGCAGCGAGTACAGGAGAAGCTGACCGGCCTCGATTTGCCCGACGGCGCATCGGCCGAATTGGGGCCCTTGGCGACCGCTTACGGGGAAATCCTGCGCTATGAGCTGGTCTCGGACGGCCGCTACGA
This window harbors:
- the epsC gene encoding serine O-acetyltransferase EpsC, producing MNGNRLEIEGLVDELRALRLRSLESRARLNKPPKLPSRKVLIPIIDGLSAAMFPNRLGLPDLTDEGIDSYVGHTLDVTLRELQKQIRRELCFMAEDDADAEEILLHAAAIARAFAVTIPALRRLIDSDIQAAYEGDPAAGSIDEVLVCYPGVTAIIHQRIAHVLYGLGVRLIARMITEIAHSATGIDIHPGAQIGESFFIDHGTGVVIGETAVIGRHVRLYQAVTLGAKRFAKDADGVLTKGYPRHPIVEDGVVIYAGATILGRVTIGQGSTIGGNVWLTESVAPGSIVTQSRAHHSEILIKKEPPIYGESPVNH
- a CDS encoding efflux RND transporter periplasmic adaptor subunit, giving the protein MNHHLFSFSGRNMRFHVGCVVVAAVILFVLISWQPGQAQQNIVDNTAVVKLIGPRTVGVKAGSLLEQKLDISIVPKEQITTPLLLATGSVVAHLAPGSNPSEDRWQFNSIELSGAYADWQRARAEKEFNVKRLAKIRELTASQTQSQKLVVDRLRKLVATGTEAIRDLTAAEANLLQVQLEGQKAVYEAETALTVATRNRAALERTLLQDGVDPALLENATSGTSLIKADVPELKISLVSVGQSCVTKFYGLPGQTFIGKVKSLAPALSAEQHTLRVFFELPDVNNKFKPGMYAEIGLGTDPRMAILVPSDAVLHSRNADFVFIGDGPGLWNITEVQVGESIGDRVEILQGLQGGEKIIGNGAILLKPMLVQALLNEEVVKEMQPEGVAK
- a CDS encoding family 2A encapsulin nanocompartment cargo protein cysteine desulfurase; this translates as MTTRSELEGLTNAPPLPDIEQLTRWANEFFSADPSGGFDSAQPAIVSQPAAVSQPAIVSQPAAVSQAAAGPQATESITDIHPSSGHAKVPPSFSVPHESGVHELATPNRSAEPAAAGSPYYFLQHANAEGLDAVPHASATHGLSGLIGDASSFGVKPENFGLPGVDELKSLASPKIGAPGLSSGSAFYFLEEATSTARHAAAPSLGSAHPPFDVQAVRRDFPILNEKVNGRPLVWLDNAATTQKPQAVIDRLSYFYQHENSNIHRAAHELAARSTDAYENARETVARFIGAGSPNDVVFVRGSTEAINLVAQSWGRANIGPGDEIIVSWLEHHANIVPWQQLCAEKGAVLRVIPVDDSGQILLSEYQKLLSGKTKLVAFTQVSNALGTITPAQDIIELAHRAGAKVLLDAAQSISHIKVDVQKLDCDWLVFSGHKIYGPTGIGAVYGKPEVLEAMPPWQGGGNMIEDVTFEKTVYQSAPARFEAGTGNIADAVGLGAALEYVERVGIENIARYEHELLAYATDALSRIPGLRLIGTAREKTSVLSFVLKGLNTADIGAALNKEGIAVRSGHHCAQPILRRFGLESTVRPSLAFYNTYAEIDWLATVVRKIQCGNIPLR
- a CDS encoding family 2A encapsulin nanocompartment shell protein; this translates as MTDIHDAHTALGDVAARTLSNATKTVPMMGTITPRWLVHLLQWVPVEAGIYRVNKVKNEANLAVDCSSLDERVLPQTFVDYEEWGREYRLNAVNTVLDVHTRIADLYSSPHNQIREQLRLTIETVKERQESELLNNAEYGLLNNVADSMKVKTRHGSPTPDDLDELIAKVWKEPGFFLAHPRAIAAFGREATRRGTPPPTISLFGSQFLTWRGLPLIPTDKLRITKGKTNILLLRTGESRQGVVGLYQPNLTDELSMGLSVRFMGINHKAIASYLVSLYCSLAVLTDDALGVLENVEVDNYYDYAYDYKK
- a CDS encoding TolC family protein yields the protein MQDFNESDRDVAPDPEPEPELQAETASAEEKKPPSPTTQAREFNLNQIIQTALKADPVIQSAFENITQAEADLITAGLLPNPDVSVSGSLIPLDRTFTVNRQGGPPQFDAGISMPIDWFLFGKRAAAIVSGQHGVDVATADFANTIRLRIASAIAAFYSVLEAQAMLALAQENNANLTKVEQIILNRVALGGVGTIEADRIRLSIFSSHRDVHARELELNVAINQLRSLLGIVENVPIKVKGSLEIAAPAEPLQIDTAFKLAEENRPDLLSLQRQLAKANADIALEESKAYPQVVPKIGYTRQFQEQAIGYPDANSWGAGVDIVVPLFDRNQGNIAKAKSVLVQSRANLQAQLTTLRSEIDQGVNAFASAHQVLVNDDPGQLEAAKNVRDKINQAYELGGKTLIEVLDAQRIYLETYRLHITSRSNYWHSLYQLNAAIGKEVLR